One genomic segment of Gossypium arboreum isolate Shixiya-1 chromosome 3, ASM2569848v2, whole genome shotgun sequence includes these proteins:
- the LOC108475350 gene encoding receptor-like protein 35 isoform X1: MNTLHSLISLFLFSCFLPLLLSFSPPQTHLPTQCLDDQRSPLLQLQHHLYYAPNFTFSSKFELWDPNTDCCSWEGVTCDAYGHVIGLDLSYKNLSGSFHSIFNLHRLRRLNLAGNNINTTLFSYGFDKLQNLTHLNLSSSCFHGQIPMKISQLRRLVSLDLSYQDDCYWRNGYYYYLPPLKLEKPNFKTLIKNLRFLTELYLDNVDISTQSAKWCETTSLELSNLRVLSLSNCGLKGPLCSSHSRLSFLSKLILDGNTISYLPPNFLEISSHLVSLSLRGCNLSGHFPTEILLSPKIQSIDISNNDFLNGQLPEFSSNNSLQSLSLYETNFSGKLPQSIGNLKFLTNLKLHYCNFFGPIPSSIANLSHLVNLYLGGNMLSGSIHSSLFTLPSLKTLYLGDNQLAGKIDEFPNAFSSLIEWLYIGNNYLTGPIPKSILQLPRLEWLDIDSNSFSSTKLDMFVQLKNLRTLWLNNISLLIESDNRSLTFPQLERLSLRSCSLTEFPEFIKTQDKLVELDLSSNHIHGVVPNWLWKSSLSRVNLSFNVIDFPKQLPLSDLNFSFSMLRGLYLESCNISSFPEILKSQENLEYLELSNNKISGAIPNWVWKKSLWYLYLANNHLSSLDQLLPNQSSTSSQGFFTLDASYNNLSGPIPNWLCNMSQLSVCYAFYNNFNGPIPNCLCNMSQLRGFDASYNNLSGSIPNCLDNMSQLDSFDVSYNNLSGPIPNCLGNMSALIWLGLQGNNFSGMLPKFSKATQLEFLKVSENRLEGKLPRSLAKCTQLTVLDVGSNMINDTFPFWLEKLTYLMVLILRENRFYGQIKHFKHKSVFPTLDVLDIASNQFSGELSIDFLQATRLRSLKIGGNKLEGKLSRSLVNCTALGVLDLGNNMVHDTFPFWLEKLPSLKVLVLRANRFYGTISKIDTERGFPNLRILDIGSNHVSGDLSIEFLQSLKAMMHLTNDDKAKLVYIGEDYYQDSDNC, from the coding sequence ATGAACACTCTTCATTCCCTTATTTCACTCTTTCTCTTCTCATGCTTCCTTCCTCTTCTCTTGTCTTTTTCACCTCCTCAAACTCATCTCCCAACGCAATGTCTTGATGACCAGAGATCTCCTCTGCTGCAATTGCAACATCATCTTTACTATGCCCCTAATTTTACTTTCTCTTCCAAATTCGAGCTTTGGGATCCCAACACTGATTGTTGCTCTTGGGAAGGAGTTACTTGTGATGCTTATGGTCATGTCATTGGTCTTGATCTTAGTTACAAAAACCTTTCAGGCAGCTTTCACTCCATATTCAATCTCCATCGTCTTCGGCGCCTTAATCTTGCTGGAAACAACATTAATACCACTCTGTTTTCATATGGGTTTGATAAACTCCAAAATCTAACTCATCTCAACCTTTCAAGCTCATGTTTCCACGGCCAAATTCCAATGAAGATCTCACAGTTAAGAAGGTTAGTCTCTCTTGATCTATCTTATCAAGATGATTGCTATTGGAGaaatggttattattattatttaccacCTCTGAAATTAGAGAAACCAAACTTCAAGACATTAATCAAGAATTTGAGGTTTCTCACAGAGCTTTATTTGGATAATGTGGACATTTCAACTCAAAGTGCTAAATGGTGTGAAACCACATCTCTTGAACTTTCCAACCTGCGTGTGTTGAGTCTGTCAAACTGTGGTTTGAAAGGTCCATTATGTTCTTCACACTCAAGGCTCTCTTTTCTTTCCAAACTTATCCTTGATGGGAACACAATCTCGTATTTACCTCCCAATTTCTTGGAAATTTCGTCTCATTTGGTTTCTCTAAGTTTAAGGGGTTGCAATTTGAGTGGCCATTTTCCAACTGAAATTCTCTTATCACCAAAAATTCAAAGCATTGACATTTCAAACAATGACTTTCTTAATGGTCAGCTGCCAGAATTTTCATCCAACAATTCTTTACAGAGTCTGTCACTTTATGAGACAAATTTCAGTGGAAAACTACCCCAATCAATTGGTAATCTCAAGTTCCTGACAAATTTAAAGCTTCATTATTGCAATTTTTTTGGACCCATTCCATCGTCAATTGCAAATCTTAGTCACCTGGTCAACCTATATCTAGGAGGGAACATGCTTTCTGGATCAATACATTCTTCTTTATTTACTCTTCCATCGTTGAAGACCTTGTATCTTGGAGACAATCAATTGGCTGGGAAAATTGATGAGTTCCCCAATGCATTTTCTTCTTTGATTGAGTGGTTATATATAGGCAATAATTATTTAACAGGACCAATCCCAAAGTCAATCCTTCAACTTCCAAGGCTTGAATGGCTTGATATCGATAGCAATAGCTTCAGTTCCACGAAGCTTGACATGTTTGTCCAACTCAAGAACTTAAGGACTCTCTGGCTAAACAATATAAGCTTGTTAATTGAAAGCGACAACAGAAGTCTTACTTTCCCCCAATTAGAGAGGTTATCGCTAAGGTCATGCAGCCTTACCGAATTTCCAGAATTCATCAAAACACAAGACAAGTTGGTTGAGTTAGATCTTTCTAGCAATCATATCCATGGTGTTGTGCCTAATTGGTTGTGGAAGAGCAGCCTTTCAAGGGTAAACCTTTCTTTCAATGTGATTGATTTTCCAAAACAGCTTCCCTTAAGTGATTTAAACTTCTCTTTTTCAATGTTGAGGGGATTGTATCTGGAATCTTGTAACATAAGCTCATTTCCAGAGATCTTAAAGAGTCAAGAAAATTTAGAATATCTTGaactttcaaataataaaataagtggtGCAATACCAAATTGGGTGTGGAAGAAAAGTTTGTGGTATCTGTATCTTGCTAATAACCATCTCTCATCTTTGGACCAACTTTTACCCAATCAGAGTTCAACTTCTTCACAGGGCTTTTTCACTTTGGACGCATCTTATAACAATTTGAGTGGCCCAATTCCAAATTGGTTATGCAATATGAGTCAACTTAGCGTTTGCTATGCattttataataatttcaatGGCCCAATACCAAATTGCTTATGCAATATGAGTCAACTAAGAGGTTTTGATGCATCTTATAACAATTTGAGTGGCTCAATTCCAAATTGCTTGGACAATATGAGTCAACTTGACAGTTTTGATGTATCTTATAACAATTTAAGTGGCCCAATTCCAAATTGTTTGGGCAATATGAGTGCTCTGATTTGGCTGGGTTTGCAAGGAAATAACTTCAGTGGAAtgttaccaaaattttcaaaagcaACTCAACTTGAGTTTCTCAAAGTTAGTGAGAATAGATTGGAAGGGAAGTTGCCCAGATCATTAGCAAAATGCACTCAACTTACGGTTTTGGATGTAGGAAGCAACATGATAAATGATACATTTCCTTTTTGGTTGGAGAAATTGACTTACTTGATGGTTCTAATATTGCGGGAAAATAGATTTTATGgtcaaattaaacatttcaaacataaatctGTTTTCCCAACTTTGGATGTATTGGACATTGCTTCAAACCAGTTTTCTGGTGAACTATCCATTGATTTCCTTCAAGCCACTCGACTAAGGTCACTCAAAATAGGTGGGAATAAATTGGAAGGGAAGCTGTCGAGATCATTAGTCAATTGCACAGCACTTGGGGTTCTGGACCTTGGAAATAATATGGTTCATGATACATTTCCATTTTGGTTAGAGAAGCTACCTTCCTTGAAGGTTCTAGTTTTGCGAGCAAACAGATTCTACGGTACAATTTCAAAAATCGACACGGAACGTGGGTTTCCAAACCTACGCATATTGGACATTGGTTCCAATCATGTTTCAGGTGACTTGTCCATTGAGTTTTTGCAAAGTTTGAAGGCAATGATGCATTTAACAAATGACGATAAAGCTAAGCTGGTTTACATTGGGGAGGACTATTATCAAGACTCTGACAATTGTTAA
- the LOC108475350 gene encoding receptor-like protein 19 isoform X2 — protein MFPRPNSNEDLTVKKLPEFSSNNSLQSLSLYETNFSGKLPQSIGNLKFLTNLKLHYCNFFGPIPSSIANLSHLVNLYLGGNMLSGSIHSSLFTLPSLKTLYLGDNQLAGKIDEFPNAFSSLIEWLYIGNNYLTGPIPKSILQLPRLEWLDIDSNSFSSTKLDMFVQLKNLRTLWLNNISLLIESDNRSLTFPQLERLSLRSCSLTEFPEFIKTQDKLVELDLSSNHIHGVVPNWLWKSSLSRVNLSFNVIDFPKQLPLSDLNFSFSMLRGLYLESCNISSFPEILKSQENLEYLELSNNKISGAIPNWVWKKSLWYLYLANNHLSSLDQLLPNQSSTSSQGFFTLDASYNNLSGPIPNWLCNMSQLSVCYAFYNNFNGPIPNCLCNMSQLRGFDASYNNLSGSIPNCLDNMSQLDSFDVSYNNLSGPIPNCLGNMSALIWLGLQGNNFSGMLPKFSKATQLEFLKVSENRLEGKLPRSLAKCTQLTVLDVGSNMINDTFPFWLEKLTYLMVLILRENRFYGQIKHFKHKSVFPTLDVLDIASNQFSGELSIDFLQATRLRSLKIGGNKLEGKLSRSLVNCTALGVLDLGNNMVHDTFPFWLEKLPSLKVLVLRANRFYGTISKIDTERGFPNLRILDIGSNHVSGDLSIEFLQSLKAMMHLTNDDKAKLVYIGEDYYQDSDNC, from the exons ATGTTTCCACGGCCAAATTCCAATGAAGATCTCACAGTTAAGAAG CTGCCAGAATTTTCATCCAACAATTCTTTACAGAGTCTGTCACTTTATGAGACAAATTTCAGTGGAAAACTACCCCAATCAATTGGTAATCTCAAGTTCCTGACAAATTTAAAGCTTCATTATTGCAATTTTTTTGGACCCATTCCATCGTCAATTGCAAATCTTAGTCACCTGGTCAACCTATATCTAGGAGGGAACATGCTTTCTGGATCAATACATTCTTCTTTATTTACTCTTCCATCGTTGAAGACCTTGTATCTTGGAGACAATCAATTGGCTGGGAAAATTGATGAGTTCCCCAATGCATTTTCTTCTTTGATTGAGTGGTTATATATAGGCAATAATTATTTAACAGGACCAATCCCAAAGTCAATCCTTCAACTTCCAAGGCTTGAATGGCTTGATATCGATAGCAATAGCTTCAGTTCCACGAAGCTTGACATGTTTGTCCAACTCAAGAACTTAAGGACTCTCTGGCTAAACAATATAAGCTTGTTAATTGAAAGCGACAACAGAAGTCTTACTTTCCCCCAATTAGAGAGGTTATCGCTAAGGTCATGCAGCCTTACCGAATTTCCAGAATTCATCAAAACACAAGACAAGTTGGTTGAGTTAGATCTTTCTAGCAATCATATCCATGGTGTTGTGCCTAATTGGTTGTGGAAGAGCAGCCTTTCAAGGGTAAACCTTTCTTTCAATGTGATTGATTTTCCAAAACAGCTTCCCTTAAGTGATTTAAACTTCTCTTTTTCAATGTTGAGGGGATTGTATCTGGAATCTTGTAACATAAGCTCATTTCCAGAGATCTTAAAGAGTCAAGAAAATTTAGAATATCTTGaactttcaaataataaaataagtggtGCAATACCAAATTGGGTGTGGAAGAAAAGTTTGTGGTATCTGTATCTTGCTAATAACCATCTCTCATCTTTGGACCAACTTTTACCCAATCAGAGTTCAACTTCTTCACAGGGCTTTTTCACTTTGGACGCATCTTATAACAATTTGAGTGGCCCAATTCCAAATTGGTTATGCAATATGAGTCAACTTAGCGTTTGCTATGCattttataataatttcaatGGCCCAATACCAAATTGCTTATGCAATATGAGTCAACTAAGAGGTTTTGATGCATCTTATAACAATTTGAGTGGCTCAATTCCAAATTGCTTGGACAATATGAGTCAACTTGACAGTTTTGATGTATCTTATAACAATTTAAGTGGCCCAATTCCAAATTGTTTGGGCAATATGAGTGCTCTGATTTGGCTGGGTTTGCAAGGAAATAACTTCAGTGGAAtgttaccaaaattttcaaaagcaACTCAACTTGAGTTTCTCAAAGTTAGTGAGAATAGATTGGAAGGGAAGTTGCCCAGATCATTAGCAAAATGCACTCAACTTACGGTTTTGGATGTAGGAAGCAACATGATAAATGATACATTTCCTTTTTGGTTGGAGAAATTGACTTACTTGATGGTTCTAATATTGCGGGAAAATAGATTTTATGgtcaaattaaacatttcaaacataaatctGTTTTCCCAACTTTGGATGTATTGGACATTGCTTCAAACCAGTTTTCTGGTGAACTATCCATTGATTTCCTTCAAGCCACTCGACTAAGGTCACTCAAAATAGGTGGGAATAAATTGGAAGGGAAGCTGTCGAGATCATTAGTCAATTGCACAGCACTTGGGGTTCTGGACCTTGGAAATAATATGGTTCATGATACATTTCCATTTTGGTTAGAGAAGCTACCTTCCTTGAAGGTTCTAGTTTTGCGAGCAAACAGATTCTACGGTACAATTTCAAAAATCGACACGGAACGTGGGTTTCCAAACCTACGCATATTGGACATTGGTTCCAATCATGTTTCAGGTGACTTGTCCATTGAGTTTTTGCAAAGTTTGAAGGCAATGATGCATTTAACAAATGACGATAAAGCTAAGCTGGTTTACATTGGGGAGGACTATTATCAAGACTCTGACAATTGTTAA
- the LOC108475349 gene encoding receptor-like protein 7, with the protein MFYQKVLTILTCLDLSNNSFHGRIPEEIRMLRSLRVMNLSNNGFSGEISLALQNLKDLESLDLSRNKLSGEIPPQLTSLTFLAALNLSYNQLEGSIPQSNQFITFTNDSYRGNPKLCGLPLSRKCNEVDLRMPPPPGEDEDSWLYAMSTWKIGLIGYANGLVVGLFIGYTVLNELGNKWDMECLVRRNVQSGGTLSWKKMALGPGVKGGPVGPGFSAA; encoded by the exons ATGTTCTACCAAAAGGTCTTGACAATTCTTACTTGTCTTGACCTTTCCAACAATAGTTTCCATGGGAGAATACCAGAAGAGATACGAATGCTGAGGTCACTCAGAGTGATGAACTTATCCAATAATGGCTTCTCTGGTGAAATCTCATTAGCACTTCAAAATCTAAAAGACCTTGAATCTTTGGATCTCTCAAGAAACAAGCTGTCAGGGGAGATTCCTCCACAACTTACAAGTCTAACTTTCCTGGCAGCATTGAACTTGTCATACAACCAACTTGAAGGAAGCATACCACAAAGCAACCAATTCATTACATTTACAAATGATTCCTACCGTGGGAACCCAAAATTGTGTGGGCTGCCTCTGTCAAGGAAATGCAATGAAGTTGATCTTCGAATGCCACCACCTCCAGGGGAAGATGAAGATTCATGGTTATATGCTATGTCTACTTGGAAAATTGGGTTGATAGGTTATGCTAATGGATTGGTGGTTGGGCTATTTATTGGATATACAGTGCTGAATGAGTTGGGAAACAAATGG GACATGGAATGTCTAGTCAGGAGGAATGTCCAGTCAGGAGGTACGTTATCTTGGAAGAAAATG GCTTTAGGTCCGGGTGTAAAGGGTGGACCTGTTGGTCCGGGTTTTAGTGCAGCCTGA